The DNA window caataaaatatattatgataaaGTAGAATAGCAATGAATTGCAAATGAATAGCAAAGATTAACtcttcacaaaaaaaaaaaaaaaaaaaaaaaaaattaaaatgggTAAAATCTGCGTCAAGTATAATTTACCATTATGCAGAGTTCAGCATGTTTCGATGTTTTAGAagacattttaaaaaaaatggctAATCGCGGAGAGAAAAAAACAGATGGTCATATAatcaaacaaacaaataaatgtatatatgcctATAAGTATAAATACGTTTATAATACACATGATATGTGCAAAGATGTACTTACACTTCATTCACAATTAAATTGAagatacatttataaatacaacGATATTGAAATTGCATTTGTTCATAATCCATAATCTATAATCACTtgagtatatttttttccatgaagaaataaaaaatgggtCATAATAACATTATTACTTCCAGTgagttattatatatatcattacaACCCGAAAAATATCCAATAATTcaagtattatattttaattttttcaaattattccCGGTATAATTGAAGTATATTGTTTATAGGGCGTtaagtcttttttttttttttttttttttttatctttatgtAAAAAGAAGGCAGTTAACAAATTAGGaaattattagaaaataaaaagtagaATAAACTAAGGAAACGTACAAACCAAATGTAATAGTTGTAGGATactatcattattttatttcattgttCTATTATGCCCTTATTTGTATCAGTACTACATTCATAAAGGCGCCATAGCAAGGATTTTATAGGTATATTTCTTTAAcgtaaattttcttttaacatAAAGAGATCAGTTCTTTTACTTATTTCAtactgctttttttttttcttttttcgtttatttaattaaatttttattctaaCCTATTAAATAAAGTAACTTTTTGATTATTCGgtcttcatttatttatttatttaatttttttttttttttttatgttcccATGTTCTCaactttccttttttatctgctctgattatattttcttattctgCCGTCTCAATTTAacttagaaaaaatatacctAAAGTGGTAACTGATTTCCAGAACAAAAacgcttaaaaaaaaaaacaaaaaaaagttctACTTTTAAATACAAAACCTAAGTGTATTTGAagatgtaaatttttttttccttttcccatgtatatatatatatatatatatatattttttttttttttttttgtttgttttttggTTTTCGTTTCTTTGCCtttaatacaataaaaaaaaggttggTTGAATAAAAatccataaaaaatatgaacaaaaactTGAACAAAAGAatgtttgaaaaaaatgactggaacaagtgaaaaaaaaaaaatgaactaaATGTATTATCAAAACACACGTACGAACCGTACTAATGTAACATTCGAACAAATCAAGCGAACGCAAAAATgagtacaaaaaaatgaatatagaATTTATCAAATCGTTTGCCATTTTGATATTTCTTGTAAAAGATTTTTTGCTGCATACTGAAGGAAAGGCGCAATCTTCAAGAGGTTCGAAGTACTTGAGATGGTGGAATTTctgtaaaaaaaagttaaataaagaagaagagAGTGATCCTTCTTTTGAGTATGACGTGCGGTTTTCAAAAAGAAAGTTAGccaaaaaaagaatagaTTGTTTCTTAAAAAACTACAAACGATTTGACAATTTAAAAGGAAgggtattattaaaatataataataatcgcAATTTTCGTTGTATGAATTATGATGCAAAAGACATAGTAATTTTAGAGGGTCTTGAAGCCGTAAGAAAGAGACCTGGGATGTATATAGGTAATACAGACACGAAAGGGTTACACCAATTGTTATTTGAAATTATTGATAATTCGGTTGATGAATATAACAACTTCGAATGCAATGAAATTAAACTTGTAATTCATAATGATGAAAGTGTAACTATAGAAGATAATGGAAGGGGTATACCATGTGATATCCATGAGAAAACGAAGAAGTCAGCACTGGAAACAGTCTTGACGGTATTACATTCCGGTGCAAAATTTTTCGATGATGACTCAGAGATGCAAGAAGGGGAAGCACACAGAAAAAAGACAGATGCAGATTCTGAAGGGGGGGAAAATAAGAACATTCTGATACATGAAAGGTTAAAAGCAAATGTAACCAATAAGGGAAAAACTAACAACAGTGATGGTAGTAACAAGGCAGAGGAAAAGAAGGGGAAAATAGTAACGAAAGAAAATctgcaaaaatataaatactcCTCAGGTCTGCATGGTGTTGGTTTATCTGTTGCTAATGCGTTAAGCAGTTTTATGAAAGTAAAAGTTTtcagaaataataaaatgtatagtatagaattagaaaaaggaaaagttaaaaaagaattaagtGTATGTAACTGCCCAATAAATAAAAGGGGAACACAGATACACTATAAACCTGATAGcaccatttttaaaaataccaTAAAACATAATAGTGAATTGATTAAAAATAGGATTCACCAGTTGGCATATTTGAATGACAAACttaccttttatttttatgacgAAAGGAGTGCAAACGAAGCAGCTTCTGTTCCTCTGAAAGGAATTAAATCTAATGATGGATTaaacgataaaaaaaaagataatgcATGTGATCCGAAGGACGAAACGTGTGAAACTAATAATGAGAACAGGAACATGTTAAATGGATCCAGAAGTTATGACAATACTTGTGGAGGTATAAAACCAACACATGAAGAACCAATTGGTGATTACAACAAACTGAATTTTTACAACtacgaaataataaaacatgaGAGAGggttaaatgaatatatagaaaatttaacaaaaagcaaaactaatttatttaaagataGTAATAAAGTAATAAGTATAACATgctttcaaaaaaatatatatatagatttaAGAATGAAATGGTCTATTAAccaatataatgaaaatattatcagctttgtaaataatgtaaatacaaTAGATGGTGGTACACATGTTGATGCACTGAAATATGCAATTAGTAAAAgtgtaaattttaatattaaaaaaaatgaagcaacaaagaattttgttaatataccTGGTGAATATATACGAGAAGGGTTAACAGCTATTTTATCcattaaaatgataaatcCAGAATTTGAAGGTCAGACGAAAAGTAAGCTAGGTTCCTATTGTTTGAAGTCAGTActggaaaatataatttttgaaaagttATCCGAAATTTTTGATTTTGAACCAAATTTATTGAACACTATTTATATGAAAGCATTGCAAGCAAAAATCAGTGATGAAGAAGCTAAGGCAGCGAGAGATATGATACGATCAAAGAATAGTCAACATTATTCAACAGTTTTACCGGGTAAGTTAGTAGACTGTATCAGTGACGATATAAGCagaaatgaaatttttattgtagAAGGGGATAGTGCTGCAGGTAGCGCAAAACAGGCACGAAATAGAGAAATTCAAGCTATACTTCCtttaaaaggtaaaatattgaatgtggaaaaaattaaaaataataagaggATATTCGAAAATACTGAACTAAAGTCTCTTATTACAGCTATTGGTTTGAGTGTAAATTGTCATATCAACAAGAGTACCAGAGCAAGtactaatattttaaataaggggaaaaaagatataaagaaaaaatacgaTTTAAGGAGTGGCAGAAATGACAATATACTGTCCAGCAGTTCGCGTAGTAGCTctatattaaacaaaaagaaaaataccCTTTTTGACAGCCCCTTGAGATAtgggaaaataataattatgactGATGCAGATGTAGATGGAgaacatatacgtatattgCTCCTAACCTTTTTGTATAGATTCCAAAAGgaaattatagaaaatgGAAATGTGTATGTTGCGTGCCCACCGTTGTACAAAATTACGTATAACAAGTTTTTCGATGATTctataaaacaaattgttACAAAACAATTTAATATTACTGCAAAAAATTCaagatatattattcataccTATTCAGACGAAGAATTAAGCGCCCTATTGGCGTTATTGGATAAGGACAAAGCATCCGCTTCTTTCGAGAAGAAAAATAGGGCGACTACAACTAGTTCTAGTACTTccattactactactactgtcAGTTCTACTTTTGAGAATGCTACTTCAAGTATAGAGAAAGAGATGGATGATAATTATAACCACACACCACTTTTTTCATGTAAGCAAATGGACGAGGAAAAAAATGCCAATGACATACCCCTACTTGGACACAACAGTGGCAATATTAATGAAAGTAATACCGACGCACTCGTCAATAATAAAACGCTATTTACTTTTTCGAAGAAATATGAGATACAAAGATTTAAAGGGTTAGGCGAAATGATGGCCGATCAACTGTGGAATACAACAATGAATCCACGAGTGAGGAAACTAATACGGGTAACAGTGAATGATGCTATAAAAGCGaataatatgataaattCCCTCATGGGAGAGGATTCTAAATTGCGCAAAGATTTTATTCTAGAATATTCAAATTCAGTATCAGTGTAAATTACCAAGTAGACACATTCAGCTTCATTtgttgttttgttttataattatttgctTTTACACTTTCATGTTTAACGCTGTAGTTGGCTTGGATACTGACGTTAACTTTATTGTTGACtttgattttaattttaattttaattttgactttgtctttttttttttttttttaaccaaCTGAAAAACGCATAATCCCGCGAAACGTTGGATTTTCGTACATGTATGTTTtgcttctatttttttaatgttgcAACTGGATAGAAATGTATTCGTATATTTCGACAAAATCATTTTACCgcattcttttctttttttttttaatcttttgcGCTAACCACTAGTTGCTCCTGCAATAAAACCGCCAAATGATTTACAACACAGATTAGGCAAAATGattaagataaatataaaaaataaagcaaaataaatagagaaaattttatagagaataattaatagagaaaaataaatagaacaaaatatattatattagcaTAAAACACAAACGGTATATGCACGCACAACGGTATAAGTTGATGAAAAAAACGTGCACACAGACCTACGAATGAAATATTGTACGCATACGCATAAAATATgatcaaataaattaactacaatataaaaagaaaaatgttagATAAATTTAAGTTTCCTTATAAATATccattatttgaaaatttaaaaaatgcgGATTATtcgaataaaaataaatatcatcTATAATTTTACAACTCAACGAACCAGGGTTAGTTTCTTTCTTGTATGCTTTAAAAGAGGCTAGTTTATAAATTAGGGTTGCTGTTGTACATGCTATGAATGGATTATTAGGTAAAACAGAAGTTGCAGCAGCACAAAGAGCACCAACTGAACAACCTGAACCGGTAATTTTTGTCAGAATTTTTAAATCACAATTaattttagttatatattttgaacatGAACTAACAATTATATCAGATTTGGATGTAACAACAACAgtacaattatattttaaagctACATTTCTTGCActattaattatttctaaTTCGTTATACGTtgtattattgttactatcTACTCCTTTTCCAAAAAATTCTCCTTTGTctaagtaaaatatttcagCAATATTTCCTTTAATGACATTTGGTTTGCATTTGGTAATAACCTCATTGATGATATTCGTTCTGTACTGTGTTGCACCAACGGCTATTGGATcgattattaaaataaaattttccttcatcttttctttccttaatttttctaatacGTTTATATTATCTACTTGACTTGTGTGTAAACCTAAGTTAAAGTACGTACAAGAGGCTATTTGTGAAAACTCATCTACTTCTTTTGGGTTGTCTATCATAGCAGGAGACGCACCAAATGCTAGCAAACTATTTGCTATCTTTTCTGTAGTTACTCTATTAGTTATACAATGCACCAGTGGATTTTCTATCTTTACTTTCTCTATGCATTCAATTATCTTATCTTGGTAGTCTTTAACATTGTTAATCTTAGTCAGTGAGGAAAAGAATCTTACTttcgtaaaaaaattatacttattcatattatactagaaaaaagcattttacatgtagaaaaaaaaaaaaaaaaaaaaaaaaaaatactcgTAAACAATGTGCATAAATATGCTCTCTATTCAGAATagaggaaagaaaaaaaaaaaagagctcATATGCTTAAAGTAATCTCACTAAAGGATATTcgctaaatatataactatttGAAATATGCAGTTAGTTGCCCTATTCATAAGCACGAGCAGTTATCATAGTGTAGAACTATTACAAATTGAAGTGAATAAGTGACCTTTGTTCGCCTTCGGAAAAAGGGGCggcatatacataaatacgttAACTAAgatgcatatatgcatatatatacatatatatatattatttgttgcttgatatta is part of the Plasmodium malariae genome assembly, chromosome: 14 genome and encodes:
- the GyrB gene encoding DNA gyrase subunit B, putative produces the protein MNIEFIKSFAILIFLVKDFLLHTEGKAQSSRGSKYLRWWNFCKKKLNKEEESDPSFEYDVRFSKRKLAKKRIDCFLKNYKRFDNLKGRVLLKYNNNRNFRCMNYDAKDIVILEGLEAVRKRPGMYIGNTDTKGLHQLLFEIIDNSVDEYNNFECNEIKLVIHNDESVTIEDNGRGIPCDIHEKTKKSALETVLTVLHSGAKFFDDDSEMQEGEAHRKKTDADSEGGENKNILIHERLKANVTNKGKTNNSDGSNKAEEKKGKIVTKENLQKYKYSSGLHGVGLSVANALSSFMKVKVFRNNKMYSIELEKGKVKKELSVCNCPINKRGTQIHYKPDSTIFKNTIKHNSELIKNRIHQLAYLNDKLTFYFYDERSANEAASVPLKGIKSNDGLNDKKKDNACDPKDETCETNNENRNMLNGSRSYDNTCGGIKPTHEEPIGDYNKLNFYNYEIIKHERGLNEYIENLTKSKTNLFKDSNKVISITCFQKNIYIDLRMKWSINQYNENIISFVNNVNTIDGGTHVDALKYAISKSVNFNIKKNEATKNFVNIPGEYIREGLTAILSIKMINPEFEGQTKSKLGSYCLKSVLENIIFEKLSEIFDFEPNLLNTIYMKALQAKISDEEAKAARDMIRSKNSQHYSTVLPGKLVDCISDDISRNEIFIVEGDSAAGSAKQARNREIQAILPLKGKILNVEKIKNNKRIFENTELKSLITAIGLSVNCHINKSTRASTNILNKGKKDIKKKYDLRSGRNDNILSSSSRSSSILNKKKNTLFDSPLRYGKIIIMTDADVDGEHIRILLLTFLYRFQKEIIENGNVYVACPPLYKITYNKFFDDSIKQIVTKQFNITAKNSRYIIHTYSDEELSALLALLDKDKASASFEKKNRATTTSSSTSITTTTVSSTFENATSSIEKEMDDNYNHTPLFSCKQMDEEKNANDIPLLGHNSGNINESNTDALVNNKTLFTFSKKYEIQRFKGLGEMMADQLWNTTMNPRVRKLIRVTVNDAIKANNMINSLMGEDSKLRKDFILEYSNSVSV
- the PmUG01_14073800 gene encoding hydroxyethylthiazole kinase, putative, whose product is MNKYNFFTKVRFFSSLTKINNVKDYQDKIIECIEKVKIENPLVHCITNRVTTEKIANSLLAFGASPAMIDNPKEVDEFSQIASCTYFNLGLHTSQVDNINVLEKLRKEKMKENFILIIDPIAVGATQYRTNIINEVITKCKPNVIKGNIAEIFYLDKGEFFGKGVDSNNNTTYNELEIINSARNVALKYNCTVVVTSKSDIIVSSCSKYITKINCDLKILTKITGSGCSVGALCAAATSVLPNNPFIACTTATLIYKLASFKAYKKETNPGSLSCKIIDDIYFYSNNPHFLNFQIMDIYKET